A region from the Ctenopharyngodon idella isolate HZGC_01 chromosome 13, HZGC01, whole genome shotgun sequence genome encodes:
- the valopa gene encoding vertebrate ancient long opsin a, producing the protein MESFAVAVNGVSHTEDPFSGPLTFIAPWNYKVLAALMFIVTVVSLCENFTVMLVTFRYTQLRQPLNYIIVNLSLADFLVSVTGGTISFLTNYHGYFFLGKWACVLEGFAVTFFGIVALWSLAVLAFERFFVICRPLGNIRLRGKHAALGLLFVWTFSFIWTIPPVLGWSSYTVSKIGTTCEPNWYSGNFHDHTFIITFFTTCFILPLGVIIVCYCKLIRKLRKVSNTHGRLGNARKPERQVTRMVVVMIVAFMVAWTPYAAFSIVVTAHPSIHLDPRLAAVPAFFSKTAAVYNPIIYVFMNKQFRKCLVQLLSCSDVTIVEGNINQTTERAGMTNESNTGEMSAIAARIPSAGTVPPKTEEHPNERSSFAKIPIPENKVCPM; encoded by the exons ATGGAGTCATTTGCGGTGGCGGTGAACGGTGTTTCTCACACTGAAGATCCGTTCTCCGGACCTCTCACGTTCATCGCGCCCTGGAACTATAAAGTCTTGGCTGCGCTGATGTTCATAGTGACCGTGGTTTCCCTCTGCGAGAACTTCACAGTGATGCTGGTCACATTCCGGTACACACAGCTCAGACAGCCTCTCAATTATATCATCGTCAATTTATCTCTGGCTGACTTTCTTGTGTCGGTGACTGGAGGGACTATAAGTTTTTTAACTAACTACCACGGGTATTTCTTCTTGGGTAAATGGGCTTGTGTTTTGGAGGGCTTTGCAGTCACCTTTTTTG GTATCGTGGCTCTGTGGTCTCTGGCCGTCCTGGCTTTCGAGCGCTTCTTCGTGATCTGTCGGCCCCTGGGGAACATCCGTCTGCGAGGCAAACACGCGGCTCTGGGTCTGCTGTTTGTTTGGACCTTCTCCTTCATCTGGACCATCCCGCCTGTCCTGGGCTGGAGCAGCTACACCGTCAGCAAGATCGGCACCACCTGTGAACCCAACTG GTATTCGGGAAACTTCCACGACCACACCTTCATCATCACTTTCTTCACCACCTGCTTCATTCTTCCGTTGGGAGTGATCATCGTCTGTTACTGCAAACTGATCAGGAAGCTGAGAAAG GTGTCCAACACTCACGGCAGGCTGGGTAATGCCAGGAAACCGGAGCGTCAGGTGACCCGTATGGTGGTTGTGATGATCGTGGCCTTCATGGTGGCCTGGACTCCCTACGCTGCCTTCTCCATTGTGGTTACGGCCCATCCCAGCATTCACCTGGATCCTCGACTGGCAGCCGTTCCAGCGTTCTTCTCCAAAACAGCGGCCGTCTACAACCCCATCATCTATGTGTTCATGAACAAACAG TTCAGGAAGTGTCTGGTTCAGCTCTTAAGCTGCAGTGACGTCACCATTGTCGAGGGTAACATCAACCAGACCACCGAACGCGCTGGCATGACCAATGAGAGCAACACAGGGGAGATGTCCGCCATCGCCGCACGGATCCCCTCGGCTGGAACCGTCCCACCTAAAACAGAGGAGCATCCCAATGAACGGAGCTCATTTGCCAAAATTCCCATTCCTGAGAACAAAGTATGTCCGATGTGA